In Microbacterium esteraromaticum, the following proteins share a genomic window:
- a CDS encoding copper homeostasis protein CutC: MSARTALEVAVQDAAGARTAFDAGADRVELCQALAGTGGLTPSAGTIEAVLRIADAPERVAVLVRPRPGGFVYDAEEVALVAADVRDAVRRGAGGVVVGALTHRGAVDEEAMRRWTDAADGADVVFHRAIDVLPAPLGAIDQLIGLGVRRVLTSGGAARSIDGLATIAGIARGSAGRIQVMAGGGVRPRDIPDLVRGGAHAVHLSARTSSSDAMPAGPGGGAAGYDVTDVAIVRAARAALNGVLALR, translated from the coding sequence ATGAGCGCGAGGACTGCCCTCGAGGTCGCCGTGCAGGATGCCGCCGGCGCACGTACGGCGTTCGACGCCGGCGCGGACCGCGTCGAGCTATGCCAGGCGCTCGCGGGTACGGGCGGATTGACCCCGTCGGCCGGAACGATCGAGGCGGTGCTGCGGATCGCAGACGCTCCCGAGCGAGTCGCCGTGCTCGTGAGGCCGCGACCGGGCGGATTCGTCTACGACGCGGAGGAGGTCGCACTGGTCGCCGCGGATGTCCGCGACGCCGTGCGTCGCGGCGCCGGTGGCGTGGTCGTCGGCGCGCTCACGCACAGGGGCGCCGTCGATGAGGAGGCGATGCGGCGCTGGACGGATGCTGCAGATGGCGCGGACGTCGTGTTCCATCGGGCCATCGATGTGCTGCCCGCGCCTCTGGGCGCGATCGATCAGCTGATCGGTCTCGGCGTGCGCCGGGTGCTCACCAGCGGCGGCGCCGCGCGAAGCATCGACGGTCTCGCCACCATCGCGGGGATCGCTCGGGGGTCTGCGGGGCGTATCCAGGTCATGGCCGGCGGTGGAGTACGCCCTCGCGACATCCCCGACCTCGTGCGCGGAGGAGCACACGCCGTCCATCTGTCAGCGCGCACCTCGTCATCGGATGCTATGCCTGCAGGACCCGGCGGTGGTGCCGCCGGGTACGACGTCACCGATGTCGCGATCGTCCGCGCTGCGCGCGCGGCGCTGAACGGCGTTCTCGCGCTCCGCTAG
- a CDS encoding alpha-L-fucosidase, producing the protein MLNFETRIGPDLGAHAPRYPQNGVPDWYRDAKLGFFVHWGLYSVPAWAVQHGEGVNIPAEDAYAWHQYAEWYGNTVRIAGSPTWERHQRVYGAGTSYEDLAELWDASAFDADAFVDELVGAGARYIIPTTKHHEGFCLWGTGTTGFNAVARGPRRDLIREFHDATRRAGARFGVYYSGALDWHVSDFPPIESDTDLFRFRRNDEHFSRYSASQLDELIERFSPDVLWNDIEWPDGGKGDDPFAVAALLKRYFESVPDGVVNDRWGVPYHGFLTREYRDIPDILDQPWESTRGLGYSFGFNQAEDARHSLSGDELIRMLVDVVSKNGNLLINVGPAADGSIPELQLAAMRMMGSWLRQNGDAVYGTRPWIRFGEPLAPVRYTSSAAGVHVHAMDPAGGEVTLPPELAGRDVRWADGSRARVATGVSGVSILEIPDALRGDAVAVATAS; encoded by the coding sequence ATGCTGAACTTCGAGACACGCATCGGCCCCGACCTCGGCGCCCATGCTCCCCGCTACCCGCAGAACGGGGTGCCTGACTGGTATCGCGACGCCAAGCTCGGTTTCTTCGTGCACTGGGGCCTCTACTCCGTGCCCGCATGGGCGGTGCAGCATGGCGAAGGCGTCAACATCCCCGCAGAGGACGCGTATGCCTGGCATCAGTACGCCGAGTGGTACGGGAACACCGTGAGGATCGCGGGGAGCCCCACCTGGGAGCGGCACCAGCGGGTCTATGGCGCAGGCACCTCCTACGAGGACCTCGCGGAACTCTGGGATGCCTCGGCCTTCGATGCCGACGCCTTCGTCGATGAGCTCGTCGGCGCCGGAGCCCGATACATCATCCCCACCACGAAGCACCACGAGGGCTTCTGCCTCTGGGGCACCGGGACGACCGGGTTCAACGCGGTCGCCCGCGGTCCGCGTCGCGATCTCATCCGCGAGTTCCATGACGCCACGCGCAGAGCGGGAGCGCGGTTCGGCGTCTACTATTCGGGGGCGCTCGACTGGCACGTCAGCGACTTCCCGCCGATCGAGTCCGACACCGACCTGTTCCGCTTCCGGCGCAACGACGAGCACTTCTCGCGCTACTCGGCGTCGCAGCTCGATGAGCTCATCGAGCGCTTCTCGCCGGACGTGCTCTGGAACGACATCGAATGGCCGGACGGCGGCAAGGGCGACGACCCGTTCGCCGTGGCCGCACTGCTGAAGCGGTACTTCGAGTCCGTGCCTGACGGCGTCGTCAACGACCGCTGGGGCGTGCCCTACCACGGCTTCCTCACGCGCGAGTACCGGGACATCCCCGACATCCTCGATCAGCCGTGGGAGTCGACGCGCGGCCTTGGCTACTCGTTCGGATTCAATCAGGCGGAGGACGCCCGGCACTCGCTCTCGGGCGATGAGCTGATCCGCATGCTGGTCGACGTGGTCTCGAAGAACGGCAATCTCCTCATCAACGTGGGTCCGGCCGCCGACGGCTCGATCCCCGAACTGCAGCTCGCAGCGATGCGAATGATGGGCTCCTGGCTCCGCCAGAACGGCGACGCCGTATACGGCACGCGGCCGTGGATCCGATTCGGCGAGCCGCTCGCACCGGTTCGCTACACGTCATCGGCAGCCGGCGTGCACGTGCACGCCATGGATCCTGCGGGCGGCGAGGTGACGCTGCCCCCTGAACTGGCCGGGAGGGACGTGCGCTGGGCTGACGGATCCCGCGCCCGGGTCGCGACCGGCGTGAGCGGCGTCTCGATTCTCGAGATCCCGGACGCGCTCCGCGGCGATGCGGTCGCGGTGGCGACGGCGTCATGA
- a CDS encoding APC family permease, whose amino-acid sequence MSTSPVSSPSTAPGLRRSLSLTQIVFLGLAYMAPMAVFDTFGIVAEVSEGRVPLSYLLIFVAVAITAWAYSRMVRIYPRAGSAYTYTRESINPHLGFIVGWAATLDYLLLPMINALLSSIYMTVAFPDVPAWVWILGTIVICTGVNLAGVRLAAQVNTALVVIQIVTAVAFVVLTVKSILDGANGAAFSFAPFLATPEQFSGVASGAAILALSFLGFDAVTTMSEEARDPRRDIPRAIFLIVAAAGVFFVSVTYVMQVLFPDVTLVGDIVGASPEMAKYIGGALFQALFIGGYMVAVLGCGITQQMSAARLLYAMGRDDVLPRRLFARLNDKGVPSANLIIIGLLAATAVFLDLFQAASLINFGAFVAFTFVNLSVIATWLRFRHDRAKRGVIGWVVVPALGAAINVMLWFSLEPSAMLIGAIWTALGFAYLLWRTRLFRAAPPALTGPLEIEQEERARV is encoded by the coding sequence ATGTCCACCTCACCCGTATCGTCACCGAGCACGGCGCCCGGCCTCCGGCGCTCACTGTCGCTCACTCAGATCGTGTTCCTCGGCCTGGCCTACATGGCGCCGATGGCCGTGTTCGACACCTTCGGCATCGTCGCGGAGGTATCTGAGGGGCGCGTGCCCCTGTCGTATCTGCTGATCTTCGTCGCGGTGGCGATTACCGCATGGGCGTACAGCAGGATGGTGCGCATCTATCCGCGTGCCGGCTCGGCGTACACGTACACCAGAGAGTCGATCAACCCGCACCTGGGCTTCATCGTCGGCTGGGCCGCCACCCTCGACTACCTCCTGCTTCCCATGATCAATGCACTGCTCTCGTCGATCTACATGACCGTCGCCTTCCCCGATGTACCCGCCTGGGTGTGGATCCTCGGCACGATCGTCATCTGCACCGGCGTCAATCTGGCGGGCGTGCGACTCGCCGCACAGGTCAACACCGCACTCGTCGTCATCCAGATCGTCACGGCCGTGGCGTTCGTCGTCCTGACCGTGAAGAGCATCCTCGACGGCGCGAACGGCGCCGCGTTCTCCTTTGCTCCTTTCCTCGCCACCCCAGAGCAGTTCAGCGGCGTCGCCTCGGGCGCGGCGATCCTCGCCCTCTCCTTCCTCGGGTTCGACGCCGTCACGACGATGTCGGAAGAGGCGCGCGATCCGCGTCGGGACATCCCGCGGGCGATCTTCCTCATCGTTGCCGCCGCCGGTGTCTTCTTCGTGTCGGTCACCTACGTGATGCAGGTGCTGTTCCCCGATGTGACACTCGTCGGCGACATCGTCGGCGCATCGCCCGAAATGGCGAAATACATCGGCGGCGCACTGTTCCAGGCGCTGTTCATCGGCGGCTACATGGTGGCGGTCCTCGGATGCGGCATCACCCAGCAGATGTCGGCGGCGAGGCTGCTCTATGCGATGGGACGAGACGACGTGCTCCCGCGTCGGCTGTTCGCACGTCTCAACGACAAGGGCGTGCCGTCGGCGAACCTGATCATCATCGGGCTCCTGGCGGCCACCGCCGTCTTCCTCGATCTGTTCCAAGCCGCGTCGCTCATCAACTTCGGCGCCTTCGTCGCGTTCACCTTCGTCAACCTGTCGGTGATCGCCACGTGGCTGCGGTTCCGCCACGATCGTGCGAAGAGGGGCGTGATCGGCTGGGTCGTGGTGCCCGCGCTCGGCGCGGCGATCAACGTCATGCTCTGGTTCAGCCTCGAGCCGAGCGCCATGCTGATCGGCGCGATCTGGACCGCGCTCGGCTTCGCCTATCTGCTCTGGCGCACGCGGCTGTTCCGCGCGGCACCGCCCGCGTTGACCGGACCACTCGAGATCGAGCAGGAGGAGCGGGCGCGCGTCTGA